The DNA region AGTGGCATCGAAGTAAAGAATAGAGATAAAAACCAGGGTAATGAGACAACGGAAAGTTGGATATCGTGCTCCACAATGTGCTTCCAAAGTGCGGGCattttctcttcaacgAGAGATTCGAAAACTTTCTGGTCCAATAGAGTCCCATACATTGTCTTCGAATAGTAGCCGGGGACAAATGTTTCACATAAAGTTGAAAGACACCAAAATGCCTGTTCTTCCGTCATGAAGATAAGCAATCCAGCGACAACGATATTCATTGCTTGACAATATCCTACATCAGGGTTCTTCCACGAATAGGCAGTGAGGACATTCCTTAGCCGCTCGATACCTTTTTCTGTCTGGTAAGCCGAATATTCCGGTAAagatcttttcagatctttttcgatctcttcgacTGCCTGAGAAACCCTACCTGCGTTTTCTTTCAAGACAGATTGGTACACTCCAGGGTTGGCTTGCCTCATGTACATGGAGCCGGAGCAAAGCTCCCAGATCTCGCCCCTCATCCTGTTAGGTAAACCAATTCTTATCAATTTTTGAAACTCATGATTCTTAACTATGGCCAGGTTCTCTCcattctccttgaaatAATTGAACCACAATCTCAACCTcgccttttccttctctaACGTGGGATTTCCAggaaatttgaagatctggCCTAACCCAGCACCTGGGCCCGCTATTTCTTTCGTTCCTAGAAGGTTCTTCCTAAGAAGAAACTCTGAGTAGCAGGTCGACAGGAATTTGGGCAATTCCTTAGCGTTTGGTATATTTTCTCTCAATCTGTGCTTCAAGTGATCACAAAATTGCTCTGACCTGTAGCGTAGTCCTATAAACTGGATGAGCATTTGTGATCCAGAGTATAACGTCACGATCAGAGAAAATGCATAAGCAGAAGATGGCGCTCTTTCAACACGTTTAACCGTAGACAAATTCACTATCATCACACAGGAGGATCTGTCAAAGGCATCCCGGAAGACCAAATAATGCGGTGTCAGGAAAAGTCTTCCGGAGTAGACGTAAGCCATTGCTTGTTCCCCAACCACCTCCTGTTTCTTCTGGCTCTTTGCAGCACCAAATGCACTAATAAAGGACACATCTGCGTTTGTATCATCTATGATATGCTCTTCTGCTGGAAGTCTGTATTCTAACCTAAACTTCTCATCTCTTGTTAAGGATGAAGTGAAATGCTCTGCCAGGATGTCACGAAACGATGCCTTCTGGCGAATGCTATCGAAAAAAGACATCTCCCGAAGTCCTTAACTGATCTTAGTATCCATTGGCTTTTGTTCAAATTACAATTCTAGGAAAGAAGCGTATTCTTCTCCCGAGATCGAACTCGGATCGTTACTTGAATACGATAACAATCTTGAAGGCTATGGGACTCGTAGAAAGGCCAATAAAGCCATCCGAAGTAGTTCTCAGCTGTCATTATTCTCTATTACTTATATAATACATGCAAATGCCATCATATACACAAGAatcatcaagaagagtAGCTGTACTTCTGGTACAGCGGAAAGAGATGCAGCGAGCCGGTGGGTGCTCACTGACCATCTGGCTGTGGAAAGAAGGGTTGAACATCTTCATCGGCCTCGTCTGAGGATGAGGCGATAGTCCTGGAACCCGCGGCCGAGATCAATGAGTAGGATGAGCGTATTTTGTGGAGAGAATTCGTTGCGCTGTTGGAGCCGCTTGATTCCCACTTCAGTAAGTTGGAAATGTCCATCGAGGCTTTTAATTTGTTCTCTTTCTTGTGAGGAACAAGCTTATTACCGATTATGTGCCCCAGGTGCTGAACCACTACTTTAGTGATGTCTCGTCTCAAAGCAGCAAATAATTCATCTCTTGACCACAATTTTTGGTGGTATTCGAGATTGGGAACCCTGACGATTAAGTTATTAACGTCGGTGAGAACGTGGTGAGCGCCTTTGTAGCAAACAGACATGACAGCCTTTTTTATGAGAACGGACTTTACGTTGAAGTAAGTACCCGATCTTTTCACCATTTCATTAATGTTCTCGTCTGGTTGATTCAAGATCGAAGTGGTCAAATTAGgcttccttttcttgatcgtCGTCGCACCAGTTGATTGGACGCTTGTCAAGTCCCAGGAATCGAGACCTTCAGACAATGATTTGCCCGAGttgatgctgctgtttgACTCTGAGCGACTCATACTGCTGGAATTTAGGCCCAAAGCGATCGCAGGCTGTTTTGGGAGCGTCCCATGACCTCTTGTCGATGCTTCTGGCTTCTCTTGCTTTGGGAATAAGTAGTTCATTATCTTGCCGGATGTCAGATGAtccatcttgaagacaatgggctgcaaagaaacaaccatttccttcaattccGAGATTCCTCCCACAGGCGGCCCCAAATTCCAGAATATTTCGATCATTGGAAGTTTAGGATTATAAAGTGAATGGCTTTCGTAGGGCGACAAAAGCTCTAGGTAGACTGGAGATTCTTGCTGATTGAAGCACTGCAAAGAGGATATCGCGACTATGTTACTGTTAGAGCCATCTGCCGCTTGCGATCGAACGAAATTAGAAGGGCCCAATCCGATTGTGATGAATGGCTTCTTATTATCGTCATATAACTCCCAGATAAGCTCGCCCGTGCCCACCTGCCAATGGACTTTCCTTTGCGTTGATTTACCACCACTGACCATCCGGTCATAGTTCTTCTTTATAGCCGTCATCAAAATTGACAACTCGAGCATTGTTGCCTGTATCTCAAAAGTAAGTTCTTGCTCAGTTTGACGGAACAAAACATTATCGTGgactttcaaaaactcccGAGTGTAATATAGTTCCTTAACTCTACGTTGCAAATCTGTTACAACCGTGGCATCGAGTTTCTCTAGGTTATTTCTCACTTCATCAGCCAGTAGTACTTTAGCCAACTTCTCTACCTTCTCATCGAAAGAGGAGCTCAAAGATAAGAGATCTCGAGTAATATTATAAACCGAGCAATATTGCTGGGAGGTTGATGTGATGATGAGACCAGGAAAGCCTATCCGAAATCTGGCATCATGATGAAAGCCCGGTATCTCCTTGTCGCTGAAAAACAGCGGATTTGGTGCTGTATACATGAGGAccattgatcttcttctcaaaaagATATCCTTTTCCAACAGTGAGCCATCGTAACAGATCTCCAATGGCAGCCACGGGGGCCATAGGTGAAACCCTTCATGCGCACCATAGCCGTTCCTCTGGAAGCCGTATCCACCAGCAGATAAGATATCCTCTTTGTACAAAGTAAAGAGCTGTATATCCTTGGATACAGCACAATATCTCGTTTCCACTATAGTGTTAACATCCATCGGCACACGTTTACCCGATTTCCCAATCACTTGTTGAATATCTATAATGCCCATTTCTATGTCCCTTGCAGCCAGAATAACTGCAGTATCTGGTTCAACGTCAGACATAAATTGTAACTGCGGAGAAATTAGTCTAATCAAATAGCTGTCAACAAAATCGAAATCATCACTTGGTACTTGCCTAATCAGTTTGTCAAATTGATTAGCAAACTCGGAACTAAATAGTAGATCATCATTCTTTAAAGTTTCATACTCATCAAGGGACGTCTTTGCGTCGGCCAGAGTTGTATTAAGCAATTCCCTCAAGATTGCAATCGATTTGTGGGTCAAAAAGAACTGCATCGattttctttcaaaagaacTGGAGGCGTATTCTAAAAGATGATGCCTTATCAATTTGTTAATCTTGAACTGGATATTATGGACAATGAAGCGGTTGTCGTATGTCGAATCTTCCTGCAAAGTTGATGCTCTTCTCATAGATCTGAAGGATTGAATGGTCTTTGCACGAAATAGTGAGGGGCGGGTTTCAAGGCTTTCAAGCTCTGAAGATTCTACGTCCTCGTTCGGCAGAGAGCTTTCACATCCATCAAACGAATAAATGCTTGGAACATTCtcagaaagcttcaaatcgcCAAGGATCGAATGAACAATATGAAGTCGGTACTTGAGATTGTGGAGCCGGCCGCTGATCTCGTTGTTCACAGCCCCCGATGTACCACCAGCAGATTTCATTTCTCCGATCACTTCCttcactttcttgatgtcTTCCTCAATTTCCACGGCTCTTTGTCGCGCAAGCCTTTCTTGGGTACGCTCTGGATGATTCTTTCCAATCATACAATTATGggattcttcatctccaaATGGATTGGGCACTACATAGCCATCATCATTGATTTTCCTGAAGTAAGAGATTCGAGGGGAATACAAAAGAGGAAGTGCTTCTAGCTTTAGAGGAAGTGATGATTTTAGGGAAACCTGGTCAAGGTCGACATAATCCTCGAAGTCATACCACTCCGACTCCTTCAGCTGCGAAATATCCGCCAGCGAAATTGGCATTGCGTCATTGCTACGATGCTGAATACCAAGCCGTAAAGCGAccatctcttcaacatcCGACTGATCAAAACTCGTGGAGAGTATTCTAACATCCGATTCAGAACAGTCAATTTCTCCAGATGACATCTTGAATTTCCAAACTGGTTTTGACTTATTCAGTTTCTCGTCCGTGTGTGTCAGCTTCACCCgcttttgatgaagatCCATCCTTAATGAGCCAACTTTGCCTTTAAGTCCAGTGAACGATATATTACTGCTATCACTCAAATCAGTGTAATGCCTGTATACATGAGTAAAAGTTAAAGGCTCAAGGTGTAGCTGATATTTGATGGTGAAAAGAGATCTCCCGAATTTGGTTGCATTCTGCACTAGATCAGTAAATAACGGACCCTGCCTGATCGGTCCTGACGTATAGGTATGAAACAAATTCCACCATTTTAGGAAATGCGATATTGTGTAGGGTGCCAAATAGAGGTTGTTGGCAGAATTTTTAGCTGAAGAGTAGACGCCGATCGACATATGAATAAAATCGCTTCGAAACCCGGAATAAGAATCATGATTTCTGATATCGGATACAAATTTGGGATTGACCAGTTTTATGTCATAGTGCGGCCTCGATGGGGCAGACCTTTCCTGCTGCCCAGCTTTATGAATATCGCCTTGTTCGAACAACAGCCCCAATTTCCATATAACATGTCCTTCTAATTTCATCAGAATCTTGTCAAATTTGTTACTTGCCGTGAAATCTCGAACCGCAAGCTGAAACTTCTTGGATTCAATTTTCAGAAACTCTTTAGGGTCCTCAGAGCCATGTATCTGAATAACAGTACCGTTTGACcaacagaaagaaagacCAGCCCCATCATCAGCAATCTTGTAAGGATTATGAGAACCTTTAATGTTCAAGTGGAACTCACTATTTGGGGAAAATCGGTACGTCCACTTTCCGTGGACAAGGTATCTGAACTTATCCCAAAACCCCAATTTCCTTGAAGGATCATCTTGCGGCCTTGTCAAGTAGTCAAACCATAACATTAAGGATGAGTACCCAGGCTGTAGCGATTTGCCCCAAGTTATTGATGCTGgtgtcgaagaagccaCTGTCGTCTCAATTTTAAAAAAGGTTTTGATTGAATTGAGAGTCCGTATTATATGTGACCCATAAATCGAATTTGCTTCTCTGGAACGTTCTTCAGAGGCTGACGGAACGAAAGGACAATAGACAGTTCTTAGCGAGACATCTTCAGGCATTTTTTCACCAAACACAACATCCCCCGTTGTGTGAGTGTTGGGAAACGAAACAGCTGGGATGGGATAGTCTCGCAATCTCAGTTCCCAGAGATCAGTCCGAACATCAATTCCCATTGGTATTAACAATGTGTAGGCCCTATCCTTCGGGACACCTTTACCGTATTTGTGAATGAAGGCAGCGTAGTCAGTCAATTGAAAGGATGGAGGTTTAAGTGTGATATTCAAATTTTTTATGACGAGAGTCCCCACAGCGCTTGTTTTCTGAGCAGAGTAGAAGTAGTGTTCTTTTCCAAGATGTCTTTGCTTGATGATATGGTAAGGCATACCATGAAAAGCCAACTTTGCCTTACGATATCTTGCAATCCATGAAGTAGAAAAGTTCTCTAACAGTTCTTGATAGGCTTTTTCAAAGGGATCGGTATTGGTTTGGTTTACAACAGGTGAGACAGATCGCCTTGAAAAGGGGAAGACGGTTCTATCAGGTATTTCTCTGAACTTGCTCTTTTGGTCCTCAAACTCTCGCAGTTTCtcaattctttctctctgTTCAAGAACACCAACCTTCAGAATCAGCCCCagttcttgttcaaatgGATCTTCCTCAACATTTACCAGAACTTCGTCAATGGCCAGATTGATAGTGGGAAGTGAGACGGCCTGCTGCTCAGAGGGGTACAGCCTCCGAAATGTATTCAAATGAGAGAAGGCCAGTCGAATCTGCTTAAAGGCCTTGATCATGGTTATCAGATTGTCAAGCACCATGTAAATGCTAAAATGATATTCTGTGTGGAGACGCATAGATGCCGCTTTCAACCTGACGCTTTTCGTTAGGTTCAGCTCGTGAACATCAAATTCCAGAAGCTTGATTTTCAATAGGCAGACCTGAACTGGTAGCTGTTTAACGTAAACGGACTGGACAAATGCAGAGATTGCAGCAAAACATAACTTTTCATCGCTTTTGTACCGAATGTCAGATAATAAAAGAAAAAGTGGTGTGCTTTGCGGTAGTTTAATATCAACGAACATACTGTCAATACCGACAGTCAGATGGGATCTAATTTCTTCGCTTGATTTAGCGTCATTAACAGGGTTAAGATGAATAAACGAGAAATACCTTAGAAGCACACTTCTTAGAAAAAATACTAACCAGATTAAATTCACATCAAGTGATAGGCGAAGATTTGGAAGCTGTATTCTTGTTTCGCATCCAGAGATGCTCACTTCTAGTTTCCGCAAGGTCAGGATGTTGTCGGAAACGCTTTCTCCGTTTTCATTGTCCATCATACGCACTAAATCGGCAGTTACGATCTTAAAAACACATTCATCTGGAGTCGCAGTAATGAAAGACTCATGCAGAACCAGAATCATACCGCGCGGCACGTTTGTCAGGTTCTTTTCTGGATCCGCAGCTTTAGGGTCCAAAGCACTGGAAAGGTATCCGGCAGCAAGCAGGGAACACGAGAGATCTTTTAACCTAAGTTTAGCAGACCATCCCACGCCTGGTTTTTCGCTTTCCTTGTGTGCTTTTGGCCTGCGACCTGTACTTGAAACCTGACggccttgatcttcttgaaaaatggaCACGATGCTAGAAATGGCGGAGTGCAATTTCTTTATTACGTCTAAATTGTCCAAACTTAGCGCACAGTGGCGCAAGGTGCTATGTATACCAATCTTTGGATCGACCGATTCATTGAGAAATGTAtcacatctttcaaaaccaAAAATGGGGATCGAttgaacagcttcttcatgCGAGCTCGGAAGCTTCAAAAAAACTAAGCTAGTCCCGACTACTTTAATATAGTTCGAAAGTTGCTCGCTGAATGGATCTCTCTCGATGAAAGAGAGCTCAGGACGTAGTGACGCTTCATTGTAATTTAAAACAGAAGGCCAGCCAACGCTTTTGTTCTTCCGATACAGGAATGCATGAATATTGTACACTTTGAAGGTCAAACTTTCGtcatttgaaagctttaAGGTTGTGCTAAAGTTGGCCATGAtgagttgaaaaatgaagctCGGTAATAAGTCGATAGCATTGTGTAAAAACATCGGCAGATTTGGGTTGAACGACCTAGATTCGTCCAATCTGTCCGTTTGGACCATTTTCTGCCAATCTCTGATGAATGCAAGGCCCTGGAGGAGTTGTTCAATCGAAGCCACGACAGAGGGATTAATAATGTTCATGTTGTGGGCAACTTTGGCTCTAGCTAGAGGTAACCCTTCCAAAAGCAATGAAAGAATATCCGTTGTGAGAACGTTGTTAATAAGTGGGATTCTTACGGCTGATTCATCATTCACATAAACAACCACCGAGTTGGCCGATATAGAGAACTCGTGATCCTTTAGCATCAGCTTGTTAGATGGAAAGAACTCCAAATTGACACCATAGCTGAAAATGTTCACGCACTCTAGATAAATCTGTGCACTGGAAATCTTGATGTGGATAAAATGATCGAACGATAAAGTAAGGTTCTCAATTTTCATGTCGAAGATCTTTAGACTCCTCAGCAGAGCCCGATATTTTGCGAGTGTGTGTTGCAGAGTCTTTTCAAAATGCTGGATGGAACCTCCACAGCTTGTGTCTTTTCGATCCTTTGCAACCTCTGATCTTTGTGAGTGTCGTAGGACATCAGATATGTGCACATGCAGCCCACTGGCCCTAAAGTAAGAAGACCAATTCCGTAAAACAAATTCCACCTTGCCCGACTCCTTCAAGCTTCTCTGTGACAACTGGCCTTTCAACTGGTAACCTATATGGTGCACAGAATCACCATCAGTGACATTAGTGATGGCATGCATAAAGATCTCGGCCCTCAACTCATTGTTGAACAGCTTTGTGATCGCCATGGAGCCCAGGTCCATCTTAATGAGCGAACCATCGGGCAGTGACACCAGAACGCTGTGCAAATAACAATATAATGGGAATATCCATCTGAGAAACCAAAGGATCCGTCTGCTAACCAGAACTTTCAAATGATCTGAACCCAGCAATTCACCTCCGAACGTTTGCGTACTCGACGATCTCGAATCATTCGGCAGCGAGTTGTGTAACAGTAGTATCTCGACATCGCTGAATGTTATTATCCCTTTCTTACCAAACTTAAAAGTTATCTTACCGACTTTcagcttgaaagatgaCGTCGAAATCTTGAGATTCCTCACGGAAGTTCCAAAAAAATTGACAGAAAAGTCCTGTACAGGGCATTGTGTTCGTGATAGTATCTGTGACACTACTGCATTGATAAGCCACTGGATTAAAAATGTGCCAAAAAACAGTAATATGACAACCTTCAATGCTTCTTTAACTTTCCATATCGTTTCCAATATCATGAATACGATTGAAAAGCGATTAACACCCACCTAACTCACTTCAACCTGTTACTGATCCGCTTCGTAAACTTCCAACCCAGCAACAGATAACTTTCCTTCACAGCTTCATGCGTCTTAGAGTACGTCGATACTCGATGCCAATTCACACTAAACAGCTTGCGATCTGGTTCTTCTAGAGC from Torulaspora globosa chromosome 3, complete sequence includes:
- the HOB2 gene encoding Hob2p (ancestral locus Anc_3.443), which codes for MILETIWKVKEALKVVILLFFGTFLIQWLINAVVSQILSRTQCPVQDFSVNFFGTSVRNLKISTSSFKLKVGKITFKFGKKGIITFSDVEILLLHNSLPNDSRSSSTQTFGGELLGSDHLKVLVSRRILWFLRWIFPLYCYLHSVLVSLPDGSLIKMDLGSMAITKLFNNELRAEIFMHAITNVTDGDSVHHIGYQLKGQLSQRSLKESGKVEFVLRNWSSYFRASGLHVHISDVLRHSQRSEVAKDRKDTSCGGSIQHFEKTLQHTLAKYRALLRSLKIFDMKIENLTLSFDHFIHIKISSAQIYLECVNIFSYGVNLEFFPSNKLMLKDHEFSISANSVVVYVNDESAVRIPLINNVLTTDILSLLLEGLPLARAKVAHNMNIINPSVVASIEQLLQGLAFIRDWQKMVQTDRLDESRSFNPNLPMFLHNAIDLLPSFIFQLIMANFSTTLKLSNDESLTFKVYNIHAFLYRKNKSVGWPSVLNYNEASLRPELSFIERDPFSEQLSNYIKVVGTSLVFLKLPSSHEEAVQSIPIFGFERCDTFLNESVDPKIGIHSTLRHCALSLDNLDVIKKLHSAISSIVSIFQEDQGRQVSSTGRRPKAHKESEKPGVGWSAKLRLKDLSCSLLAAGYLSSALDPKAADPEKNLTNVPRGMILVLHESFITATPDECVFKIVTADLVRMMDNENGESVSDNILTLRKLEVSISGCETRIQLPNLRLSLDVNLIWLVFFLRSVLLRYFSFIHLNPVNDAKSSEEIRSHLTVGIDSMFVDIKLPQSTPLFLLLSDIRYKSDEKLCFAAISAFVQSVYVKQLPVQVCLLKIKLLEFDVHELNLTKSVRLKAASMRLHTEYHFSIYMVLDNLITMIKAFKQIRLAFSHLNTFRRLYPSEQQAVSLPTINLAIDEVLVNVEEDPFEQELGLILKVGVLEQRERIEKLREFEDQKSKFREIPDRTVFPFSRRSVSPVVNQTNTDPFEKAYQELLENFSTSWIARYRKAKLAFHGMPYHIIKQRHLGKEHYFYSAQKTSAVGTLVIKNLNITLKPPSFQLTDYAAFIHKYGKGVPKDRAYTLLIPMGIDVRTDLWELRLRDYPIPAVSFPNTHTTGDVVFGEKMPEDVSLRTVYCPFVPSASEERSREANSIYGSHIIRTLNSIKTFFKIETTVASSTPASITWGKSLQPGYSSLMLWFDYLTRPQDDPSRKLGFWDKFRYLVHGKWTYRFSPNSEFHLNIKGSHNPYKIADDGAGLSFCWSNGTVIQIHGSEDPKEFLKIESKKFQLAVRDFTASNKFDKILMKLEGHVIWKLGLLFEQGDIHKAGQQERSAPSRPHYDIKLVNPKFVSDIRNHDSYSGFRSDFIHMSIGVYSSAKNSANNLYLAPYTISHFLKWWNLFHTYTSGPIRQGPLFTDLVQNATKFGRSLFTIKYQLHLEPLTFTHVYRHYTDLSDSSNISFTGLKGKVGSLRMDLHQKRVKLTHTDEKLNKSKPVWKFKMSSGEIDCSESDVRILSTSFDQSDVEEMVALRLGIQHRSNDAMPISLADISQLKESEWYDFEDYVDLDQVSLKSSLPLKLEALPLLYSPRISYFRKINDDGYVVPNPFGDEESHNCMIGKNHPERTQERLARQRAVEIEEDIKKVKEVIGEMKSAGGTSGAVNNEISGRLHNLKYRLHIVHSILGDLKLSENVPSIYSFDGCESSLPNEDVESSELESLETRPSLFRAKTIQSFRSMRRASTLQEDSTYDNRFIVHNIQFKINKLIRHHLLEYASSSFERKSMQFFLTHKSIAILRELLNTTLADAKTSLDEYETLKNDDLLFSSEFANQFDKLIRQVPSDDFDFVDSYLIRLISPQLQFMSDVEPDTAVILAARDIEMGIIDIQQVIGKSGKRVPMDVNTIVETRYCAVSKDIQLFTLYKEDILSAGGYGFQRNGYGAHEGFHLWPPWLPLEICYDGSLLEKDIFLRRRSMVLMYTAPNPLFFSDKEIPGFHHDARFRIGFPGLIITSTSQQYCSVYNITRDLLSLSSSFDEKVEKLAKVLLADEVRNNLEKLDATVVTDLQRRVKELYYTREFLKVHDNVLFRQTEQELTFEIQATMLELSILMTAIKKNYDRMVSGGKSTQRKVHWQVGTGELIWELYDDNKKPFITIGLGPSNFVRSQAADGSNSNIVAISSLQCFNQQESPVYLELLSPYESHSLYNPKLPMIEIFWNLGPPVGGISELKEMVVSLQPIVFKMDHLTSGKIMNYLFPKQEKPEASTRGHGTLPKQPAIALGLNSSSMSRSESNSSINSGKSLSEGLDSWDLTSVQSTGATTIKKRKPNLTTSILNQPDENINEMVKRSGTYFNVKSVLIKKAVMSVCYKGAHHVLTDVNNLIVRVPNLEYHQKLWSRDELFAALRRDITKVVVQHLGHIIGNKLVPHKKENKLKASMDISNLLKWESSGSNSATNSLHKIRSSYSLISAAGSRTIASSSDEADEDVQPFFPQPDGQ